A window of the Phytoactinopolyspora mesophila genome harbors these coding sequences:
- a CDS encoding CDP-alcohol phosphatidyltransferase family protein: protein MTAQDHADPPAPAHRRRGRFGAALNELSGAQKSQAGVPLYTRYVNRRLGRYAAAWAYTVRLTPNQVTGLSALCSAAALALVVTVSPALWLALTATVLLVIGYALDSADGQLARLTGSGGPAGEWLDHVVDAARNPALHLALLISLYRFADLPDWVLLLPMLFLLTTMVRFFGQMLAEQLRRREPMPSPADAQTDQKGRSIIQLPSDPGVINLVFVFLAWPWVFVWVYAGLLGANMLLALASLVRRFREMRHLQAALHDATITRGVS from the coding sequence GTGACGGCGCAGGACCATGCCGACCCACCCGCGCCGGCGCACCGCCGGCGTGGGCGGTTCGGCGCTGCGCTCAACGAACTGAGCGGAGCCCAGAAGAGTCAGGCCGGAGTCCCGCTGTACACCCGGTACGTGAACCGCCGCTTAGGTCGCTACGCCGCGGCCTGGGCATACACGGTGAGGCTCACCCCGAACCAGGTGACCGGCCTCAGCGCACTGTGTTCGGCGGCGGCCCTCGCGCTGGTGGTGACAGTCAGCCCGGCGCTCTGGCTGGCCCTGACCGCGACCGTCTTGCTGGTCATCGGCTACGCGCTGGACTCTGCCGACGGTCAGCTGGCCCGGCTGACCGGGTCGGGTGGGCCGGCCGGTGAATGGCTCGACCACGTCGTGGACGCGGCCCGGAACCCGGCGTTGCACCTAGCGCTGCTGATCTCCCTCTACCGGTTCGCCGACCTGCCGGATTGGGTCCTGCTGTTGCCGATGCTCTTCCTGCTGACCACCATGGTCCGGTTCTTCGGTCAGATGCTGGCTGAGCAACTTCGTCGGCGGGAGCCGATGCCGTCACCAGCGGATGCGCAGACGGACCAGAAGGGCCGCTCGATCATTCAGCTTCCGTCCGATCCAGGTGTGATCAACCTGGTCTTCGTCTTCCTGGCCTGGCCGTGGGTGTTCGTCTGGGTGTATGCGGGCCTGCTGGGAGCCAACATGCTGCTTGCGCTCGCCTCACTGGTGCGGCGCTTCCGCGAGATGCGGCACCTGCAGGCAGCACTGCACGACGCAACAATCACAAGGGGGGTCTCGTGA
- a CDS encoding alpha/beta fold hydrolase encodes MGLYVAESGLAEGCPVVFLHGASPDGGRIWRPQVRDLSSDMRCYVVDLPGHTGSSTVAWTSLNDTADQVAEFIRNKIGGPAGIVGLSLGGCVAIRLAMRNPELVTSAIASGVSILPASFSARVWQRGQLVARYSSFTSSPTAGEHDGEAAEDDAGSRAWSRPVPRQVVMKIVSEIVNFDLPDGRKKIDCAMLAVAGEHENRLVLRSLRPLAGHFAAGRAKYVPDASQHWNAERPELFNAMVRSWVIDQRLPPKLRDPEQWAQ; translated from the coding sequence GTGGGCTTGTACGTCGCGGAGAGTGGGCTGGCGGAAGGCTGTCCGGTGGTCTTCCTGCACGGTGCCTCGCCCGACGGCGGGCGAATATGGCGACCGCAGGTGCGGGATCTGTCCAGTGACATGCGCTGTTACGTCGTCGACCTGCCAGGCCACACCGGCAGCTCGACGGTAGCGTGGACATCGCTGAACGACACCGCTGATCAGGTTGCTGAGTTCATCCGGAACAAGATCGGTGGTCCGGCCGGCATCGTGGGTCTGTCGCTGGGTGGCTGTGTCGCGATCCGGTTGGCTATGCGCAACCCGGAGCTGGTCACCAGTGCTATCGCTTCCGGGGTGAGCATTCTGCCGGCGTCGTTCAGCGCGCGTGTGTGGCAGCGTGGCCAGCTAGTGGCCAGGTACAGCAGTTTCACCTCCTCGCCAACGGCCGGCGAACACGACGGCGAAGCGGCCGAAGACGATGCGGGCTCGCGGGCCTGGTCCCGGCCGGTGCCGCGGCAGGTGGTCATGAAAATCGTCAGTGAGATCGTCAATTTCGACCTACCGGACGGACGAAAGAAGATCGATTGCGCGATGCTGGCTGTTGCGGGTGAACACGAGAACCGGCTGGTCCTTCGCTCGCTGCGGCCATTGGCCGGTCATTTCGCCGCTGGCCGGGCCAAGTACGTGCCGGATGCGAGCCAGCACTGGAACGCCGAGCGGCCGGAACTGTTCAACGCAATGGTGCGAAGTTGGGTCATTGATCAACGGCTGCCACCCAAACTGCGCGATCCAGAACAATGGGCGCAATAG
- a CDS encoding glycosyltransferase family 2 protein produces MSRLEPADQPAVTVVIATRDRPELLRRAVSAVLEQDYAGPVQCIVVFDRSEPHPVDVPVADNRKLELIRNSRTPGLAGGRNSGIRAASGELVAFCDDDDEWLVHKLRRQVQLWAEEPEASCVATGIVIANEDGEHERTAPERTTFRDLLRSRVTAIHPSSLLFRRTDLDGGRIGLVDEALPGSYGEDYELLLRASRLGDVVAVPEPLVKIDWARPSYFAGKWDVISEGLAYILDQVPEFAGERRGLARIEGQIAFAHAARARRRPALRWAGRALAHDPSQLRAYGAVAVAAGVIQAQWLLDKVQERGRGL; encoded by the coding sequence ATGAGCCGCCTGGAACCGGCCGATCAACCGGCCGTCACCGTGGTGATCGCTACCCGCGACCGGCCGGAACTGTTGCGCCGAGCCGTTTCGGCCGTGCTCGAGCAGGACTACGCCGGGCCTGTGCAGTGCATCGTTGTCTTCGATCGCAGCGAACCGCACCCGGTGGACGTGCCGGTCGCGGACAACCGCAAACTCGAACTCATCCGCAACAGCCGCACGCCCGGGCTGGCAGGTGGGCGGAACTCCGGTATCCGGGCAGCCTCAGGTGAGCTGGTCGCGTTCTGCGATGACGACGACGAGTGGCTGGTCCACAAGTTGCGCCGCCAGGTTCAGCTGTGGGCGGAGGAACCCGAGGCCAGCTGCGTGGCCACCGGGATCGTGATCGCCAACGAGGACGGGGAACACGAACGGACGGCGCCGGAGCGCACGACGTTCCGTGATCTGCTGCGTTCCCGGGTCACGGCTATCCACCCCTCTTCACTGTTGTTCCGCAGGACCGACCTGGACGGCGGCCGGATCGGCCTGGTAGACGAGGCATTGCCGGGATCCTACGGCGAGGACTACGAGCTGCTGCTACGGGCGTCCAGGCTGGGAGACGTCGTGGCCGTGCCGGAGCCGTTGGTGAAGATCGACTGGGCCCGTCCGTCGTACTTCGCCGGGAAATGGGATGTGATCAGTGAAGGGCTTGCCTACATCCTGGACCAGGTGCCGGAGTTCGCGGGTGAGCGGCGTGGGCTTGCCCGCATAGAGGGGCAGATCGCCTTCGCCCACGCGGCACGGGCGCGTCGTCGTCCGGCGTTACGCTGGGCCGGACGCGCACTCGCGCACGACCCGAGCCAGTTGCGGGCCTACGGTGCCGTCGCTGTAGCCGCCGGTGTGATCCAAGCGCAGTGGCTGCTGGACAAGGTCCAGGAGCGCGGACGAGGACTGTAG
- a CDS encoding alpha-1,2-fucosyltransferase, whose amino-acid sequence MFRRSNSRAILALQGGLGNQLFQWAFATSLRRQGIRLRLDTVRCRGSRPMALGSLAEGIRRIPRPAGLALVAAQRAGALRGGVIPRLVEEERFGYDKSLRPRVLEGGMGGSYLYGYFQSYKYFEDIADDVRRQVTDFLAGHLTPAGRDLQGELADDPSSVALHVRRGDYVSNPVAAAHHGVLGTHYYQQALDTVAKWGHTRRIWFSDDLPWVRQHLAAPDDEVCPAGVTRDAAGEIALMAACSARVIANSSFSWWAGWLGRNDSGVVAPAQWFADADTSADDLVPATWTRH is encoded by the coding sequence GTGTTTCGGCGTTCGAACTCCCGAGCCATACTCGCCCTGCAGGGCGGGCTGGGCAACCAGCTGTTCCAGTGGGCATTCGCCACGTCCCTGCGACGGCAGGGAATCCGGCTTCGGCTGGACACGGTGCGCTGCCGTGGATCCCGGCCGATGGCGCTCGGCTCGCTGGCGGAGGGTATTCGGCGCATTCCGCGGCCGGCCGGCCTGGCCTTGGTTGCCGCACAACGGGCCGGCGCCTTGCGTGGCGGGGTCATTCCGAGGCTGGTCGAAGAAGAGCGATTCGGCTACGACAAGTCCCTGCGTCCTCGAGTGCTCGAGGGAGGAATGGGCGGGAGCTACTTGTATGGCTATTTTCAGTCGTACAAGTACTTCGAGGACATCGCCGACGACGTGAGACGGCAGGTAACCGACTTTCTCGCTGGCCACCTCACGCCGGCTGGGCGGGACCTTCAGGGCGAACTGGCCGACGACCCGTCCAGTGTGGCGTTGCATGTTCGCCGGGGTGACTACGTCAGCAATCCGGTGGCCGCCGCCCATCACGGCGTGCTCGGGACGCATTACTACCAACAGGCCCTGGACACGGTGGCCAAGTGGGGGCACACTCGTCGAATCTGGTTCAGCGACGACTTGCCGTGGGTCCGGCAACATCTCGCGGCTCCGGATGATGAGGTTTGTCCTGCCGGCGTCACCCGTGATGCCGCAGGTGAGATCGCTCTGATGGCGGCATGCTCGGCACGTGTCATTGCGAACAGCTCATTCAGCTGGTGGGCAGGGTGGCTAGGGCGCAATGACTCAGGGGTGGTGGCGCCGGCACAGTGGTTCGCCGACGCGGACACGTCGGCGGACGACCTGGTGCCGGCTACATGGACGAGGCACTAG
- a CDS encoding adenylyltransferase/cytidyltransferase family protein, with protein sequence MTNEAATKRVGYVPGVFDMFHIGHLNILRQASTYCDHLVAGVVTDEVVEEVKNHSPVVPFDERMQIVGSIQYVHEVVPDTSPDKTVAWRTRPFDVIFKGDDWRGTQKGTRLEQAMSELGVEVVYFPYTIRTSSTLLRTYLATAVGGA encoded by the coding sequence GTGACCAACGAGGCAGCGACGAAACGGGTCGGATATGTACCCGGCGTGTTCGACATGTTCCACATCGGCCATCTCAACATCCTCCGGCAGGCGAGCACGTACTGCGACCACCTGGTAGCCGGGGTGGTGACGGACGAGGTCGTCGAGGAGGTCAAGAATCACAGCCCGGTGGTGCCATTCGACGAGCGGATGCAGATCGTCGGCAGCATTCAGTACGTCCATGAGGTAGTGCCGGACACGTCCCCGGACAAGACCGTCGCGTGGCGGACACGCCCCTTCGACGTGATCTTCAAAGGTGACGACTGGCGGGGCACCCAGAAGGGCACGCGGCTGGAGCAGGCCATGAGCGAGCTCGGCGTGGAAGTCGTCTATTTTCCGTACACGATCCGCACCTCCAGTACGTTGCTGCGGACCTACCTTGCTACCGCGGTCGGCGGCGCCTGA
- a CDS encoding O-antigen ligase family protein → MAPSDGSRPLPAWPVDVLLWGFPVFWLLGLSPFAPIGLAMIMAGFMIVRRGETIVPGMLPWFAFVLWIVPAAQMLDSPLRLLGYGLRFANLAAIAVVLLYVVSAREQLSIRRVLAGLTVVWLTVVVGGYLGTLWPDVRLSTPAGLLLPGALAGNEYVQDLVFPPFAEVQRPWGAPEPFVRPAAPFPYANSWGTAVVLLTPLAIAGLRFFRSKGARRLIVVGLAALVPPALASSNRGMFIGLGIAVGYVVLRLAGRGQVKTLLAVVSTGGLVVGVFVYAGLLDSIATRQEYSDTTSGRASLYEETFTRTLESPLLGWGAPRPSLVHGISVGTQGHVWMVMFSYGFVGLALFLLFLWGATLRTWFSACDTGRLWMHSCLVTASVLIFFYGLDTMQMLAVVLVAGLLLRERYGADEVRT, encoded by the coding sequence GTGGCACCGAGTGACGGTAGCCGGCCGTTGCCGGCGTGGCCGGTCGACGTGCTGCTCTGGGGATTCCCGGTCTTCTGGCTACTCGGGCTCTCGCCGTTCGCGCCGATCGGGCTGGCGATGATCATGGCCGGCTTCATGATCGTGCGGCGAGGCGAGACGATCGTGCCCGGGATGCTGCCGTGGTTCGCCTTCGTGCTCTGGATCGTGCCGGCTGCACAGATGCTGGACTCGCCGCTGCGCCTGCTCGGTTATGGGCTGCGCTTCGCCAATCTGGCCGCGATCGCCGTGGTGCTGCTTTACGTCGTGAGCGCTCGGGAACAGTTGAGTATCCGGCGGGTGCTCGCCGGGCTGACCGTCGTGTGGCTGACCGTCGTGGTGGGTGGCTATCTCGGGACGTTATGGCCGGACGTGCGGCTGAGCACGCCGGCCGGTTTGTTGCTTCCGGGGGCGCTTGCGGGTAACGAGTATGTCCAGGATCTGGTCTTCCCACCGTTCGCTGAGGTGCAGCGGCCATGGGGGGCGCCGGAGCCGTTTGTCCGCCCGGCTGCGCCCTTCCCCTATGCGAACAGCTGGGGGACAGCGGTGGTGTTGCTCACTCCGTTGGCTATCGCGGGACTGCGCTTCTTCCGCTCAAAAGGTGCCCGCCGACTGATCGTCGTGGGACTCGCGGCTCTTGTGCCTCCGGCCTTGGCATCGTCGAACCGGGGAATGTTCATCGGGCTCGGTATCGCGGTGGGTTATGTCGTCCTCCGTCTCGCCGGACGGGGCCAGGTCAAGACACTGCTTGCGGTCGTCAGCACCGGCGGCCTCGTCGTCGGCGTGTTCGTGTATGCGGGGCTGCTCGATTCGATCGCCACGCGGCAGGAATACAGCGACACCACCAGCGGGCGGGCGTCGCTGTATGAAGAGACGTTTACCCGGACCTTGGAGTCACCGTTGCTGGGCTGGGGCGCGCCACGTCCATCGCTTGTGCACGGGATCTCGGTGGGGACCCAGGGGCACGTCTGGATGGTGATGTTCTCCTACGGATTCGTCGGACTGGCCTTGTTCCTGCTTTTCCTCTGGGGGGCGACGCTTCGGACCTGGTTCTCTGCCTGTGACACCGGTCGGCTCTGGATGCACAGCTGCCTGGTGACAGCATCGGTTTTGATCTTCTTCTACGGACTGGACACGATGCAGATGCTGGCTGTTGTGCTAGTGGCCGGCCTTCTCCTCAGGGAACGTTACGGTGCGGATGAGGTCCGAACGTGA
- a CDS encoding fibrinogen-like YCDxxxxGGGW domain-containing protein produces the protein MLAVSTLVTSTLVMASGASAAAEPPDGQSQFTAAASCWEIKQNTPSAQDGVYWLVTPTLKAPEQFYCDMTTDGGGWVLIGRGREGWRNTYEGLGTTAQVRSVVNGPDAFQPRQLSSQVIDGLLDGRRVDQVPDGIRLRRAMNTGGTQWQEARFNFANRDRWVWTFPAEHRVGSFRFGTTTGSGGQTSSFGTNQQFNRVITTKTQAQGWTAGWAFGSLVSGSTSPTSYLWSNSIGTGQARPFTQVFLRPRLKLEDLDFPDVPDAGSPAEELPGIIENGVLPQPWGVAGRANGSTSELATEVQDFVQIGDYVYVAGNFRWVQRNAAGAGRVEQSYLAAFHVDTGEWISGFRPTFNNQVKALAVLPDGRLIAGGEFSQVNGSTARGMVALNPTTGATDSSWHVDMENRLTSGFLSVRSLSVKGDWLYAGGAFTHMSGGSVSSPIYARSGARFSVANGTPDANWNPNFDGTAVDIDASDDGSRLYAAGYFGHSNGEPALRAAAVRTVAGAPLATPAWTPTWSRPADRTNYQQAIRESGDRVWVGGAEHSVFSFSTATFDRLSGNITKAGGDFQAMAVVDGVVYAGCHCDDWNYSNAFFWPGVGTDWTQADKIGWVSAWDSESGDVIPDFNPIMRTDRGHGAWGIFGDSNGTVWIGGDFISGLNASGGNQWVGGFARFAQRDTTAPSAPSNLGGQRIDNDTVRLSWQASSSSNVEYELMRGGQVIFVTPDTTLEVPSAAGDDDRFFVRAVDSTGNRSASTTVLDLSDPLPPEPGVLVEYGSDWSWRYETAAVNANWAQPGFNASSWNEGPAILGFGSTAVETNIDVPSGQTRPLAAYFRHEFDVDDADAISSFDLETWADDGVVVYVNGEEAGRWNMPSGTITGGTYATAAPRTNTARANPVTVTIPGDVLEDGTNVVAAEVHLNYRSTPDVSFDLSLTENESEVPPPTAPAATATVQGENQVLLEWEDPDDEAVVKHRIIRDGATDVDVDMPELSYLVEGLQPDTEYSWEIVAVDGFGRTSEPAVVSARTDEGEPPPPEPVVLVEKGADWSWRYESAAVDAEWAQPGFNASSWNEGPAVLGWGSASIETNIDVPSGETRPLAAYFRHEFDVDDPEALDELEMLTRADDGVVVYVNGEEIGRWNMPSGTITGGTYATAAPRTNTAVNNPVTVTLPADVLVEGTNVVAAEVHLNYRSTPDISFDLGLGTAQ, from the coding sequence GTGCTCGCTGTATCTACGTTAGTCACGTCAACGCTCGTCATGGCGTCCGGCGCATCGGCCGCGGCCGAGCCACCGGATGGGCAGAGTCAGTTCACTGCCGCCGCGTCCTGCTGGGAGATCAAGCAGAACACGCCGTCCGCGCAAGACGGTGTGTACTGGCTGGTCACGCCCACGCTGAAAGCGCCAGAACAGTTTTACTGCGACATGACCACCGATGGCGGCGGCTGGGTGCTCATCGGCCGTGGCCGTGAGGGTTGGCGCAATACCTACGAAGGGCTCGGCACAACAGCGCAGGTGCGCTCCGTCGTGAACGGGCCGGACGCGTTCCAGCCGCGGCAGCTGTCGTCGCAGGTCATCGACGGTCTACTGGATGGCCGACGAGTCGACCAGGTGCCCGACGGCATCCGGCTGCGCCGGGCGATGAACACCGGTGGCACGCAATGGCAAGAGGCTCGGTTCAACTTCGCCAACCGCGATCGCTGGGTGTGGACGTTCCCGGCTGAACACCGTGTGGGTTCCTTCCGGTTCGGTACCACAACCGGCTCCGGGGGCCAGACCAGTAGCTTCGGCACCAACCAGCAGTTCAACAGGGTCATCACCACCAAGACCCAGGCGCAAGGCTGGACGGCCGGCTGGGCTTTCGGCAGCCTGGTCTCCGGATCCACCTCGCCGACGAGCTATCTGTGGTCCAACTCCATCGGCACCGGCCAGGCGCGTCCCTTCACCCAGGTGTTCCTGCGGCCACGGTTGAAGCTCGAAGACCTTGACTTCCCGGACGTTCCTGACGCCGGGAGCCCGGCCGAAGAACTGCCGGGCATCATCGAAAACGGTGTGCTGCCGCAGCCTTGGGGCGTGGCAGGGCGTGCCAATGGCAGCACTAGCGAGCTGGCCACCGAGGTACAGGACTTCGTCCAGATCGGTGACTACGTGTACGTCGCCGGCAACTTCCGGTGGGTGCAGCGCAATGCCGCCGGGGCCGGCCGGGTCGAGCAGTCCTACCTCGCCGCGTTCCACGTGGATACCGGCGAGTGGATCTCCGGATTCCGGCCCACCTTCAACAACCAGGTCAAGGCGCTCGCCGTGCTACCGGATGGTCGGCTGATCGCCGGGGGCGAATTCAGCCAAGTCAACGGCAGCACAGCCCGGGGAATGGTGGCGCTCAATCCCACTACCGGGGCTACGGACAGCTCATGGCATGTCGATATGGAGAACCGGCTGACCAGCGGCTTTTTGAGCGTACGCAGTCTGTCGGTCAAGGGTGATTGGTTGTACGCCGGTGGCGCGTTCACGCACATGTCCGGTGGCAGCGTCTCCAGCCCCATCTACGCCCGATCGGGCGCCCGGTTCTCGGTGGCCAACGGAACTCCGGACGCCAACTGGAACCCGAATTTCGACGGCACGGCGGTCGATATCGACGCCAGCGACGACGGGTCCCGGCTGTACGCGGCCGGCTACTTCGGACATTCCAACGGCGAGCCCGCACTTCGCGCCGCGGCTGTGCGGACCGTGGCGGGTGCCCCGCTGGCTACACCTGCGTGGACACCGACCTGGAGCAGGCCCGCGGACCGGACCAACTACCAGCAGGCGATCAGAGAGTCCGGCGACCGGGTGTGGGTCGGCGGCGCCGAGCATTCGGTGTTCAGCTTCAGCACCGCGACGTTCGACCGGCTGTCCGGGAACATCACCAAGGCGGGTGGCGACTTCCAGGCGATGGCTGTTGTCGACGGTGTTGTCTATGCCGGCTGCCATTGTGACGACTGGAACTACTCCAACGCCTTCTTCTGGCCCGGCGTCGGCACGGACTGGACGCAGGCCGACAAGATCGGCTGGGTCTCGGCTTGGGATTCGGAGAGTGGCGACGTCATTCCCGACTTCAATCCGATCATGCGTACGGATCGTGGGCACGGGGCGTGGGGAATCTTCGGCGACAGCAACGGCACGGTGTGGATCGGCGGCGACTTCATCTCCGGCCTCAACGCCAGCGGTGGCAATCAATGGGTGGGTGGATTTGCACGCTTCGCGCAACGGGACACCACTGCGCCCTCGGCACCGAGCAATCTCGGCGGCCAGCGCATCGACAACGACACCGTCCGGCTGAGCTGGCAGGCGTCGTCGTCGAGTAACGTGGAATACGAGCTCATGCGCGGTGGCCAGGTCATATTCGTGACACCTGACACGACGCTGGAGGTGCCGTCAGCGGCCGGCGACGACGACCGGTTCTTCGTCCGCGCAGTGGACAGCACCGGCAACCGCTCGGCGAGCACAACCGTGCTCGACCTCAGCGATCCACTGCCGCCGGAGCCAGGCGTGCTGGTGGAATACGGTTCGGACTGGTCGTGGCGCTATGAGACGGCAGCGGTCAACGCGAACTGGGCACAGCCTGGTTTCAACGCCTCGTCGTGGAACGAAGGCCCGGCCATCCTCGGGTTCGGCTCGACAGCCGTGGAGACGAACATCGATGTGCCATCGGGGCAGACCCGGCCGCTGGCGGCGTACTTCCGGCACGAGTTCGACGTGGACGACGCCGACGCCATCAGTAGTTTCGACCTGGAGACCTGGGCCGACGATGGCGTGGTCGTATACGTCAACGGTGAAGAAGCCGGCCGGTGGAACATGCCTTCCGGCACCATCACCGGGGGGACGTACGCCACCGCCGCACCGCGGACGAACACCGCCAGGGCCAACCCGGTCACCGTGACGATCCCGGGCGATGTGCTGGAGGACGGCACGAACGTCGTGGCCGCCGAGGTTCACCTGAACTATCGCAGCACACCCGACGTCAGCTTCGACCTGTCTCTCACCGAAAACGAGTCCGAGGTGCCGCCACCTACGGCACCGGCCGCCACGGCGACGGTCCAGGGTGAGAACCAGGTGCTCCTGGAGTGGGAGGACCCCGACGACGAGGCAGTTGTCAAACACCGGATCATCCGGGACGGAGCCACGGACGTCGACGTCGACATGCCGGAGCTCTCCTACCTGGTCGAAGGGCTGCAACCGGACACGGAGTACAGCTGGGAAATCGTCGCGGTCGACGGTTTCGGGCGGACGTCCGAGCCGGCCGTTGTCAGCGCTCGTACGGACGAGGGCGAACCGCCACCTCCAGAGCCGGTCGTGCTCGTCGAGAAGGGGGCGGATTGGTCCTGGCGGTACGAGTCGGCCGCGGTCGATGCCGAGTGGGCACAGCCTGGTTTCAACGCGTCGTCGTGGAACGAGGGGCCGGCGGTTCTGGGCTGGGGGTCGGCTTCGATAGAGACGAACATCGATGTGCCGTCGGGTGAGACGCGGCCGCTGGCGGCGTACTTCCGGCACGAGTTCGATGTCGATGATCCAGAAGCGCTGGACGAGCTGGAAATGCTGACCCGGGCCGACGACGGCGTCGTCGTCTATGTCAACGGCGAGGAGATCGGCCGGTGGAATATGCCGTCCGGCACCATCACCGGGGGGACCTACGCCACGGCGGCGCCGAGAACTAATACGGCGGTCAACAACCCGGTGACGGTGACATTGCCGGCGGACGTGCTGGTCGAAGGGACGAACGTGGTCGCGGCCGAGGTTCATCTGAACTATCGGAGCACTCCGGACATCAGCTTCGACCTCGGCCTCGGCACCGCGCAGTGA